In one Alnus glutinosa chromosome 12, dhAlnGlut1.1, whole genome shotgun sequence genomic region, the following are encoded:
- the LOC133850994 gene encoding uncharacterized protein LOC133850994 translates to MASTSFLLVALVLLLSLIVIVSANDYGYAPTPDYQEKPKPENKPFPTKPNYQEKPKPKWFDKPLPKIPDFEKSNQAEKDNLFPRIIGIQGTVLCKLGSKIFPLKGAIAKITCVAIDENGYETAPFSTLTNGCDENGYFFATL, encoded by the exons ATGGCTTCCACAAGTTTCTTGTTGGTGGCTCTTGTGCTTCTCCTGTCACTCATAGTTATTGTCTCTGCAAACGATTACGGATATGCCCCGACGCCCGACTATCAGGAGAAACCAAAACCGGAAAATAAACCTTTCCCCACAAAACCAAACTATCAGGAgaaaccaaaacccaaatgGTTTGACAAGCCTCTTCCCAAAATACCGGATTTTGAGAAATCAAACCAAGCAGAAAAGGATAACCTATTCCCGAGAATCATTGGTATTCAAGGGACTGTTTTATGTAAATTAGGCTCCAAGATCTTCCCACTTAAAG GAGCCATTGCAAAGATAACATGTGTAGCTATTGATGAGAATGGGTATGAGACAGCTCCTTTCTCCACACTGACTAATGGATGCGATGAAAACGGCTACTTCTTTGCAACATTATAA
- the LOC133852788 gene encoding protein SEED AND ROOT HAIR PROTECTIVE PROTEIN-like, whose amino-acid sequence MTSKSFLMVTPVLLLSLIVIASANDYGYAPKPNYQEKPKPENKPLPTKPNYEQKPKPETPDFEKSNPAEDYNLLPTIIGIQGTVLCKLGSKIFPLKGAITKITCVAIDENGYETAPFSTLTDGCDENGYFFATLSGLKDNWKLKECKASQYYSPLETCKVPIDANHGLSGDLLSSYRILNDKHTKLYSLGSFFYTSESQSAPGGGGGGY is encoded by the exons ATGACTTCCAAAAGTTTTTTGATGGTGACCCCTGTGCTTCTCCTGTCACTCATAGTTATTGCCTCTGCAAACGACTATGGATATGCCCCGAAGCCAAACTATCAGGAGAAACCAAAACCTGAAAATAAACCTCTCCCCACAAAACCAAACTATGAGCAGAAACCAAAACCCGAAACACCAGATtttgagaaatcaaacccagcAGAAGATTATAACTTACTCCCGACAATCATTGGTATTCAAGGGACTGTTTTATGTAAATTAGGATCCAAGATCTTCCCACTTAAAG GAGCCATTACAAAGATAACATGTGTAGCTATTGATGAGAATGGGTACGAGACAGCTCCTTTCTCCACACTGACTGATGGATGCGATGAAAACGGCTACTTCTTTGCAACATTATCAGGGCTTAAAGATAATTGGAAGCTTAAGGAATGCAAGGCATCCCAATATTATTCTCCATTGGAAACTTGTAAAGTTCCTATTGACGCTAATCACGGTTTAAGTGGTGATCTCTTATCTTCTTACCGCATCCTCAACGATAAGCATACCAAGTTATACTctttgggatctttcttctaTACCTCAGAATCCCAGTCAGCccctggtggtggtggtggtggttatTAG
- the LOC133850989 gene encoding protein SEED AND ROOT HAIR PROTECTIVE PROTEIN-like: protein MASTSFLLVTPVLLLSLIVIVSANDYGYAPKPDYQEKPKPENKPLPTKPNYEEKPKPETPDFEKSKPAEEDNLLPTIIGIQGTVLCKLGSNIFPLKGAITKITCVAIDENGYETAPFSTLTNGCDENGYFFATLSGLKGNWKLKECKVFQYYSPLETCKVPIDANQGLSGDLLSSYRILNDKHTKLYSLGSLFYSSESQSGAPGGGGY from the exons ATGGCTTCCACAAGTTTCTTGTTGGTGACCCCTGTGCTTCTCCTATCACTCATAGTTATTGTCTCTGCAAACGATTATGGATATGCCCCGAAGCCCGATTATCAGGAGAAACCAAAACCCGAAAATAAACCTCTCCCCACAAAACCAAACTATGAGGAGAAACCAAAACCCGAAACACCGGATtttgagaaatcaaaaccaGCAGAAGAGGATAACTTACTCCCGACAATCATTGGTATTCAAGGGACTGTTTTATGTAAATTAGGCTCCAACATCTTCCCACTTAAAG GAGCCATTACAAAGATAACATGTGTAGCTATTGATGAGAATGGGTATGAGACAGCTCCTTTCTCCACACTGACTAATGGATGCGATGAAAACGGCTACTTCTTTGCAACATTATCAGGGCTTAAAGGTAATTGGAAGCTTAAGGAATGCAAGGTATTCCAATATTATTCTCCACTGGAAACTTGTAAAGTTCCTATTGACGCTAATCAAGGTTTAAGTGGTGATCTCCTATCTTCTTACCGCATCCTCAACGACAAGCACACCAAGTTATACTCTTTGGGGTCTTTATTCTACAGCTCAGAAT